The following nucleotide sequence is from Paracrocinitomix mangrovi.
TTGAATGGTAAAGCATTACAAGTAGCTTGCTCAGCTTTGATTGGCAGATTAAAAGATCACGCAGCCAAATGTTTTGATGTAACTATTGATGACATAAAGTTTGAAAAAGGACTTTTTTCCAATTCCCAAAATACATCATCTTTGAATTGGAAGCAGATGATAGAATCTGCATTTATGGCCAGAATTTCACTTACAGAAAATGGTCATTATGCCACTCCGATTATCAATTTTGATCCAACAAAAGAAAAAGGACATCCATTTGCCTATCATGTATATGGTTTAGCATTAACAGAAGTAACTGTAGACTGTATTAGAGGAACCTATGATTTTGACGCCGTTCATATTATTCATGACTTTGGAAAAAGTATGAATATGGATGTTGATTTGGGTCAAATTGAAGGTGGTTTGGTTCAAGGAATAGGCTGGATGACTTGCGAAGAAATCGATTATGATGAAAATGGAAGATTAAGATCAAATTCATTATCTACCTACAAAGTTCCGGACATTTATTCTGTTCCAAAAGTAATTGATGTAAAAGGGGTGACAGCTGAAGGAAGCGAATTAGCAATTTTGAAATCAAAAGCTGTTGGAGAACCTCCATTAATGTATGGAATTGGAGCATATTTTGCTATTGAAGATGCAGTAAAAGCATTCAACCCAAATTATATCCCAAGATTTAACGCACCTTTCACCCATGAAAAGGTATTGATGGGATTATACAGCTGATGGCAATTCAATATAAACAATCCGATATCATCAAAGGGGGAATCATTTATGCCCTGGGAGATACAATTGCTGCTCTTATCTCCCAAGATTTTGAGTGGATCAGATTTGTCGGTATTTTGGTTATAGGCGCAACCATATACGCTCTGGAAATACCAAATTACTTTAAGTGGATTGATAAAAAAGTAGCGTCTGATGGTAGTATAAGTAGCTCGTTCAAAAGGGCAGGTTTGGCCATGTTATACTTCAATCCGCTTTGGATTGCCAGACACATTTTATTCATACAACTTTTGACAGGAAAATATGATCAAATTGGTTGGGGAATTCTCATTGCCGGATCACTATCATTTGTATTCAATATTCCATTATCATTAGCAGCTAACTATCTAATTCAAAATAAAGTTAGCTTGAAAAATCGCTTTTTAGCCAGTGCTATTTTCTCTGGTTTAATGGCCATTTATTATTCACTCAGTGCCATTTGGTTTTAAACGATTTATCCGAATAGAAGGGTACTTTTGATATCTTTATTAATTGATGAATATCTGGGAGAACATAAAATCTGAAATAGACCAAGGAAACAGAATTGTACTCATGTATGTTTTGGACGCCATGGGCAGCAGCCCTGGAAGACAAGGCTTTAAAATGATAGTGAGCGATTCGGGAAAACTTGTTGGCTCAATAGGTGGAGGATTTATGGAGCACAAATTAGTAGAACTTTGTAAACAAGATCTGCTGAAAAGAGAGTTCGATCCTTTTATTAAAAAACAGGTTCATCAAACCAATATTCCTAAAGATCGCTCAGGAATGATCTGTTCAGGTGAACAATGGATTGCTTTCTTCTCTATTGATCAAAAAGATACCGGATGGATTCAAAAAATAATAAGTAAAGAGCAATCTACATTGGTTCTGACACCTCAAGGAATTCAGCTAAGTGAGGAACTAATCAAATCACAATTTAAATCCAAAATTGAAGATGAAAATCATTGGATTGTCAAAGAGGATCTTCACGTAAAACCTGCTCTACATATTGTAGGTGGTGGACACGTTGGATTTGCTGTTTCTAAATTGGCACACGAAGTTGGATTTAGCATTAAAATCTATGATGACAGGGAAAGATTAAATACTATTGAACAGAATGGATGTGCTGAGTTTATCCAAATTGATGATTACGAACAATTGGGAAATATCATCCATTCTAACAGTGATGATTATGTCGTTTTGGTTTCTTTTGGTTATCGCACCGACAAAATGGCTTTAAAATCACTACTGAATCATAATTTCAAATACCTGGGAATGATGGGCAGTAAAGAAAAAGTCAAAAAAATAATGGAAGAATTAGTGACTGAAGGTGTGTCAAAAGAAAAGCTGGCTAATGTGTACTCGCCAATTGGTATTGACATTCACAGTAAAACACCCATTGAAATTGCCATCAGTATTATGGCACAAATTATCAGTGTAAAAAATAAAGATTAATCGTTCCAGAACTTTTGCAAACCTTCCAAATCAAGGTGATTCAAACTAGGTATTATTAAATCTGCCAACTTTAATCTTTCATCATATTGATGCGATTTTTCAGGAACTGCTACTACTTTCATTCGAGCAGCTTTAGCAGCAATAACACCATTCAACGAATCTTCAATTACCAGGCAATCAGTTGGATGAATATCTAATTTTTGGGCGGCTGATAAAAATACTGCCGGATGAGGTTTACCATGAGACTCATTTTCTGCTGAATGAACGGAATGAAAGAAGCCGGCTATTTCTAATTTATCCAATACAACTTCTAATATTCTATTAGCAGATGAAGTTGCTAAGCCGATTTTCAGTCCCTTAGATTGAATAGCTTCCAGAGATTCATAAACTCCATCTAACGCTCTACCCTGCGCTTTTATTTCTCTAATTAAAACTGCCACAATATCTTCTTCTACTTCTTGAAGAGATCTTCCTTCCCACCCTACTTTATTGTGCCACATTTTCACTACCTCATCAATGCGCAAGCCAACTGTTTCCTCACAATCCGTATGAGTTAAATCTAAACCAACTCTCCCAAAACCTTCTATTTCGGCAATTTTCCAAAGCGGTTCAGAATCAATCAAAACGCCATCCATATCAAAGATTACTGCTTTCATTTTAAGCTTAATTTATAAAGATTTCCTCCACCAAAGCCTTTCCTGTATTCATCCGTCATGTAGAGTACATTTTTGGTCAAAAAACCAATACCTTCTCTTTGCTTTATGCCTTTTAAATTATAGCTCTGGATTTTACCGTTCCAAAACTGATGTGATGTAAAATTTGAAATAATATAAAACCTACTATAAGTGAGTATCACTAACTTTTTGCTTTTTGGATGATAATCTGCTGCAGTTACTGAACAAAACATCCAATTGGAATCACACAACTGAATTGACCCTATCTTTCTGGCTTTGTAATGACCAGGCTTATCGGGCAAAACATACACATTCGTAATTCCTGTAAATGGTTTACTTCTGCACTTAGTGAAAATATAAATGCTATCATTCATCCATACCATTGCCTCGGCATCAAAATTCATATTTGATTCTTTAGGTGGATATGCGAACTGATCTTCGTAATTAAATGTGATTTTATCGGCTTTTATTTCACCGTTTCCATCTTCGATTAAATCTTTATCCAAAATGTAGATAGCACATTCTTTACGCTTATTCAGATTGTTTCCGAAATCACCAATGTAAACCCTGTCTTTATCATCAATAGCTAAATCCTCCCAATCTACATTTTTAGCATCTTTAATTTCCAAAGTACGGACAACTTTACCTTCAAAATCCAAAACGTAAAGCTTTTCCTTATTGCCCCCATCATTCAATGTAAGAATATACTTTCCCTGATAAATTTGAACGGCAGAAGTTTCATACAATTTCGAAGGTAAATCGGCAATTTTATCTACAGAAACTTGCGCTATTACAGTAGAACTGCACCAAATGATACCAAAAAATATTCCCGAAATTTTCTGCATGCTTAACATTCTCATTCAAAGTTAATACCATTTATGGAAGGATCTTGTCTAACACATATTTCATATCTTTAATTTAAAATCTTTTAAGATGCTAAATCCTAGTAGCGCAGGTTGGATTAAAAAGTACTTTTCCTTGATTGATGAATTTGAAATTCATCTGGAAGATTACAATCTAAAACTAAGTCCCGAAGAGTTTATATACGGACAACTTCAACCTAGCGGGATGATCTACGGTTTTCAAGTAAGGTTTATTTTTTTAGAAAATGAAAACACCGATAAATGGTCGGGAGAAGAGAAGTTCAAAGTGCTACTTCTGGAATCACTGTTAATAGCAGATTATGCTCATTTCGGATCACTCTCACTTGAAAACATTGAAGATTCTTTAAATAGATTTGTTGATTTTTATGAAGAATCTGAACTGGAAAAAGCTAAGAAAAACTGGCTCAATTTTAAAGATTTGGATGTTTACGGTAAGCTAGAATCCATCATTGAACAGAGGGTAGGAATTAAAATTAGTTTATCAAATAGACTTTGGACTTCATACCTACATAATAGTTTACTTTTTCAAGACATTGTGCTGTACTTTGAATATTATCAAACTGGAAAACCAGATGATATCCAAACAAAAAGGCGCAAACAAACTTTAAACATATTAATGGTCATTGCCGCAGCAGCTAGTGCTGATGGAATTATTACTGAAGAAGAAACGGCCTTGTATAGTATCTTTTTAGCCTCATCAGGACTAAAAGATCAGGACCATATTTTAGCCAAGAGTTATATTGAAAATAAATTAGATTTGTCCCATTTGGTGTTTGAATATCAGATGTCATGGTTAATGAGCAGATACTTTTTAGAAGTAGCCATTTTAACTGTTTGGAGTGATAGAGTTGTAGAACCTGAAGAGCAAAAATTTTTGGAAGAACTTTACCAAAAGTTAGAGGTTGATGAAGAGGAATTTGACAAATCATTTATCGCAGTTCAAACTTTTGTGATTGACAATGCAGATGCAGTTCCATTTTTAAGAGGTAGTAATGATTTAGATCAACTTCTTAGCAGTGCCGGAGATAAATGGAAAAAGATTTTATCCAGAAATAAAGATAAGTTGGCTCTTGAGTTAGCTCAAAGTAAAGAGTTAGTGCAATTAATTGCCAAGTCTACCACTACAGATTTATCAAAAGAAGAAAAGAAAAAAGTTAAAAGTCAATTCAAAGACCTGGCTAAATCAATACCTGCATTTACCCTTTTTATGTTGCCTGGCGGAAGTGTTATCATGCCCTTTGTTTTAAAACTAATTCCAGACCTGGTTCCATCCGCGTTTAGAAGCAATCAAATAGACGAAGAGCCCAAGAACTAAAGGTTTTAGAAGTTGGCACGCGATTTGTTAAAATTCTGTTAAATTTTAAAAATGATCGCATGAAAAAAGTAGTACTGGTTGCAGGTCTATTGGCCTGCAACTTGATTTTCTCCCAAGACAATCATCCTTATTTTATTAAGAATTACAAAGCCCCGGATTTTAAACTGAGATACCTCATGGCAAATTTCGGAAGTAATGGTTCAGGAAATTTCGTTTCTGACAATTTCGACTCTAGATTAGATGGCTCACTGCATTACTATCACATATCAAATAGTAAAAAATATCAAGGTGAAGTTGGTTCAACTTATATTTTAAGATTTGGTCATTCTAGTGATACAAATCATCATACCATTGGACTGTCCAATCAAATTGCCAACAACATTCAAAATAGGTTTTACTTTAAAGAACTTTGGTTTGTTGGAGTGCATGATTATTCAAGCATTAGATTGGCCAACAGCGGTGAAACCAATCAAAATGGAAGCGCCTCTTTTAGATTGTTTATGCAACCACAGGTTTCTATTGGATATGGCCGTTTAGAATACGTACAATTTGCAAGAAGAGCAATGGACATTGAGTATCTTTTTAAAAAGAATAAGATCTATAATGAATCCTTTTCAGAAAATCAACTGAAAACAATAGCTGATAAAATTGCCTTGATCTCAAACAAAAGATATTTAGATCGTAGAATTGGACTTATGGATCAGTTAGAATTACTGGATAATACCCTGCAAGATTTAGGTATTGGCTCTGAAAAAAACATCCGATACTTTGCACAATTAATGGACAGTTATGTTTTTGCCAATCATATGCATAGACGAAGCGGTTTTAGAGCAGAATTAGGGGTGTCAGAATCACTCGGCATTTTTTATAATACAGCAAGTCCTTTGGATTTAGGTTTGAATTATACACACGGATTCCTTGATCTACAGTATCACTTGCCTACTAATTATGCACTTCAACATACCTTTAGATTTTCAACTTTGGGTGGAATTCGTCAAGATTTAATCAACAATAATAATGAACCTGGATTGTGGGCCATTGCCAACTACACATTGGGTTGGTATCCAAATACCAGAACTGAACTATACACTAATGCTACTTTAGGTTCAAGTTTTGAAGACAATGATGCAGGATACTATTCTCAATTGTCTTTAGATTTTTACTATTATTTCAGTCCCAGGTTTAGACTAAATGCAACAGCCTCTTATTACTTGGGATCTACTTATACTCAGCCAACTATATTCAATTTGGTTCCAAGTACATCAAATGTTAACGGTGGTCTACATGGCTATAGGTTCAACCTGGGTTTTAGCTACGCAATATTTTAACCTAAAATTTTCATACATCCACGATTCAACTTAGGGCGTCAAATAGAAATATTTGGCGCCCTTTTTATATTGTCGTAACTTTAGCTTAACTTTTGGTTAATAGACAGATGAAAAAAACGGCAAGCTTACTCCTTGTTATCTTCTTTTTTCTCATTGGAGAGATTAATATTTCCAGATCGCAGTACATATTCGATCCTAACTACGTACATACATTTGAAATCAACTTTTACGATAGTAACTGGGATTATCTTTTAGATTCAATGGCCACTGCACAAGTTGGTACCGGTAGTGGAACAGGTAGAATTTTGGCTGATGTTATTATTAATGGAATTCAATACGATAGCTGCGGTGTGCGGTATAAAGGAAACAGTTCCATGGATACCGCAAGCTATAAAAACCCTTATAACATTGATTTAAACTGGGCAGTAGCAGGACAAGAGCATCAAGGAAAAGATAAGTTCAAACTAGCCAATTGTTTCTCAGATCCAAGTATGGTCAGAGAAGTATTGATGTATGAAATCAGTAATCAGTATATGGATTGTCCCCGTGCAAGTTTTTGCAAGGTTTTCATCAATGGAGATTATGTAGGCGTTTATACAAATACAGAATCCATAGACAACGAATTTTTAGATCAACACTACGGAGACAGTGACAATGCTTTTTTCAAATGTGATCCGATTTCATTTCAAATTTTTGGAGACAATTCTAATCTATCCTATTATGCTGATAGCATGGCTTATGACACATTGTATGACATGAAATCGCTTTACGGACTAGGAGAACTTCAAGCTTTTTGCAATGAATTAAATAACAATCCTGGAAATATTGAAAATGTCCTGGATGTTGACAGAGCCCTTTGGTTTTTAGCTGTGAGTTCTGCTTTTGTTCACAATGATGGATATACTGCATTTGCGCACAATTACTACATCTACAAAATGACCAATGGAAAATGGAGTATTATTTTGTGGGATGTAAATATGGCTTTTGGTGGATTACCTTGGAACGGAGCAACTTTAGCCACTCTTGATGAAAATGACATGATCAATCAAGATCCGTTTTTACATATTAATTCACCAAACTTCAGGCCTCTCATCAGCAAATTGCTGAGTAACCCAATGTATAAAAGAATGTATGTAGCTCACATGAAAACGATACTTTCAGAAAATGTGAGTAATGACTATTATTTACAGAGAGCTGAAAGTTGGCAACAACAAATAGACACCATTGTCACCTATGAACCCTATCCTCAATACACCTATCAGCAATTTCAAGATAACTTGTATACTAGCATTGGTTCCTGGCTTGGATTTAGAGCAGGATTGGAATCTTTAATGTCAGGTAGATTAACCTACTTGAATGGTTTACCTGAATTCCAGGCATTGCAACCCACTATTAGTAACATAAATGCTCCCAGCAGTCCGGATCCTTTCTCTTCTGTTTCAATTACAGCCGAAGTGACTGATGCCAATGACGTTTACTTAGGATATAGATATGGCGAATTTGAATCGTTTAACAAAGTACTTATGTATGATGATGGAGCTCACAATGATGGAGCTTCAGGAGATGGAATTTACGGGACTTCCATCTGGGTGAACGCGCTGGAGGTTGATTATTTTATTTATGCTGAAAACGCCAATGCCGGAAAGTTTTCTCCTGTGCGAGCAGAATATGAATTTTATACATTAACACCTAAAAAAGGACTGGTAATCAATGAAATATCCGCATTAAATGTTTCAATTGCACAAGATTTAGCGGGTCAATATGATGATTGGATTGAGTTGTACAACAATTCTGATCAAGCCGTATTACTAGATGATTACTATTTTTCTGATCATCCTGATACCCTTCAAAAATGGACCATTCCTTTTACAAATTTCTATTTAAATTCGGGTGAGTATTTTATAATTTGGGCAGATAATGATCTTTTACAATCAGGTGTTCACGCCAATTTTAAACTGAATAGTAATGGTGAGGGATTATACATGAGCAATTCAACCGGAGAGATCATTGATCAGTTAATTTATCCTCAACAACAAATTGACATCTCTTATGGTAGATTTCCAAATGGAACAGGAAACTTTAATTACCTAATTCCAACATTTGGAGCTGAAAATAGTCAATTAGCTGGGCAATCTGAATCAATCAATAAAAATGAATTTATCATTTATCCAAATCCGGTAAAAGACAATCTTACCATTTCAACTAATACTGATAATCCATTGGACATTGAAGTTTATAATTTGCTTGGGCAGATAGTGATGACTTCAAAAACTCAAGGACCAACTACTACTTTAAATGTAGAGAGTCTAAAAAGTGGCAATTACATTATACGTATCCCAGGCATTGGAGCTCAACAACTTGTAAAGCAATAGTCTGCTTATTCATCTGATTTTAAGTACTATTCATAGTTTTTTTGAAGCAGCATTAAACCATTCAACACATCTTTGGTCTAATCGCAAAACCATTAATTAAGAATCAATTATGAAAATTACCTCTACCATTTTTTTAGTGGGTAGCTTGAGCATTTCTTTTGCTCAAGATCCACAAGTAGATTCGTGGATGTTAAACACAAGTGGCACACTTGCATCTTACGAATATTATCCGGGAATGCCTCCCACCACTCAAACAGTAAATATGACAGATTCTGCAGATATACTGCAAGTTTGTTATGACAACGATTATGTATACATCCGCACAAATGGCTTGGCTAGTTATCAAATGGGACCATGGGAGATGAATCCAAACGTTCCGCAAGCCATTTCAAGTACCTATCGTTTTCCTAGAAATCCTATGGAAGAAACAGGAACCAAAACACCTCAGCCAGTTGTAGGCGCATTGGGTGTAGCCAAAAACGGCATCAAATTATATGGTGCAGGAGATGCAAGATCATACAATTCAGGAACTGGTCAAAATGACGGTAATGGAGATGGTTTATGGAATGGGGATGCCTGGGCTTCAGAAGGAGCTACTATGGATGCTTCAGGATCCGGACACCCTGATCAAAATGGAAATTACCACTATCATGCTACTCCAACAGCACTTTATGCCGGACCAACAAATCAACATTCACCAATAATTGGCTGGGCTTTTGACGGTTATCCAATTTACGGACCATACGGTTATTCAGATTCATTAGATGACCAAAGTACAGTTGTGAGAATGGAAACCAGTTTTCAATTGAGAAACATTACAGATCGTACGATTTTACCTGATGGACAAACTTCAACTCCTCCTGGTCCTGCAATTAATGCTACTTTTCCTTTAGGAACGTATTGGGAAGATTATGAATTTGTGCAAGGTTTGGGACATTTAGATGAATACAATGGTAGATATTGTGTTACACCTGATTATCCTGGAGGAACGTACGCTTATTTTATCACAATGGACGGTTCAGGAACACCACAATTTCCTTATATCACTGGATTGGAATATTACGGTCAAATCTTAAATACCAATGAAATTGGAGGAATGGCAGGTAATATTACTATTCCCGCATCAGTCACTTGCGTTACAACTGTTTCTGTTGAAGAAAACGAACTAGATTTTTCAGTTTATCCAAATCCTGCAACTGACATCTTAAAAGTAGATGGTATAGATGGAGCTAAATACACTATTATCGACCAACTAGGAAGAGAAATTTCTACAGGTAAGGTGGCTGGAACAATTGACATTTCTGCATTTGAAGGTGGATCATATATGATTCGTTTTGAAATGAATGATTTAACTTCGTTTAGAAGATTTATCAAAGAATAATGAAGTTTTCTCTCCTGATTTTGTTGATTTTACCAGTCTTGTTCTGCACTGCTCAAAGTGGAGGATTAAAAGGCAATTTCGGATCAGGAGGCAAATTATCAATAAACATTGATGACCTGGACGAATTGGTTGGATTATTCAAAGACGATTCAGGTAACACCTATTTTTATGGAAACACCTCCGATTACCACGGAGGTGTTTATCCAACCGACTTTTTTATAGGAAAATTGGATGAATTTGGAAACCTGGATAATTCGTTTGGAACAAACGGTATTTTCAGATCAGATTTTCCCGGATATTCAACTAGTTCTATTAACCAAGCAATTTGGCACAATAACGAGATCTATTTTATTGGTCAAGGCATTAACCCGAGTGAACCGGATACCTTTCTCATATTTATTTCAAACCTGTCAGCCAATGGTCAGATAGACAATACATTTTCAAATAATGGCTTTTTTACAGATGACTTTTTAGGCAGTTATAATACCGCTGGAAGCATCATTATTGATAGTCAAAACAAACTGGTATTTTGTGGTTCTACAACTGATGATCAAGGAACTTTAATTGAATATGCTCTTATTGGAAGAATGGATTTGGACGGCAATTTGGATGTTACATTTGGAAGTACAGGTGTACGTGTGTGGGATACTTTTGGAGGTTCATTAATTGACGCTTATCATCTTCCACCTTCATATGACCGACATGGTGAAGGAGCCTATTTATCTGAAATAGTTGAAATCAACAATAACTATTTTGTTTGCGGAAAATATGTTGCTACCTCGTTTACGCAACTTCATTTTTTTAGTGTTTCAAAACAAGGAGATATTAATCCGGATTTTATCAGCTATGGTCCACAAATTTTCCAAATAGACCCAGGATATAACCATTGGGTGCAGGACATTGCTTTTAATGGAGAAGATATCATAATGGCAATTAGAACTGATGGACCTTATTTTGAGGGTCATCACTTACTTCAAAAAGTTGACACTATAGGAGTGATAGGCGATATTATAGACATAGAGAAAAGTGGATATTCATTGCGAACAAATTTTTTGGAAATGTGGAACAATAAGCTATTTGTTGGGGGATATAGTTTAAATAACAACAATGCCGGTCCGGGATATCATTCAGACGATTTTTTAGCATTTTGTTTAAACGATCAATTTGATACCCTAAGTGAATTTCAATTCAATCACAATTTCAATTCAGGAGATGAATTAGGAGCCCGAGACATTGAAATGCACAACGATTATGGTGTTATAGCAGGATTTATGAATGTTAACATTGACACCAACTTTACTGATTTGGCATTTATGGCATTCAATGTTGAATCAACTTTAGAAATACAAAATGAATCACAAAATTCAATCAATATTTATCCGAACCCTTCATCCACATATATTCAAATAGAAAACTACCAGGGATATTATGAAATCCACAATTTTACCGGGCAAAAAATAAAAAGTGGATTGTGCGATTCTCAAATAGATATAGCTGATATTCCAAATGGCTGTTACCTATTTAAAACGGCCAATTCAATTGAAAAATTTGTCATTCAAAAGTAACTAATTCCACTTGAGGTTGTTTTACTGTTAAACCCTCAAACAATGAAAAAGTTAATCATTCTTCTGCTGTTATTTAATTCGGCGATATACGCACAGGATTTTAGTTTTTCGCAATGGCAAAAAAGTGCCCAATTTGTTAATCCGGCTTATAACTTTAGAAATCAAAATAGGATTTACTATGGTTTGAAATTTCAACAACCATCTCTAAGTAACAGCATCACCACTCAAGTATTGTCTTATCATACACGCATTAGACAAATAGGTGGATTCATTGGCGGTTTTTTAATGCATGATGCATATCTCAACAATGCCTCAAGTATTTCACAAATTGGAATAGATTACAATTACGTTCTTCTGTTAAGTCGCAAATTCAGCATCACTTTTGGGGTAAGTCCTCAACTTCAATACCGCAGATTCAATCCAAATAAATTTGCCTTTCAAGATCAAATTTTCCCAAGAGACGGAGTGATTAATGACTTCAATGAACCCAATCAAGCTTTTGGATTTGATTCAGATATCGGAATTGTTTTCAGATACAGTGAAATCTACCTTGGATTTAATACAAGACACTTATTGCAATCAAATCTTTATAGACCTACACTTTATAGCCTTCAAATTGGAAATACATTTCTAAGAAAATTTGAAAATCACTTACTTGACGTGGGTCTTTTAGCTATGTCACAAGATAACTTTAACTATCTGGTATTTAATATCAGTTATCAATTCAAATTCATTTATGGTGGTATAAATTATCAAATCAGAAACAACTTTGGATTCCACTTAGGTACGAGATTCAAAGGATTTGATATTAGTTATCAATATGACATGATGCAAAGCCTTTTAACCAATGCTTCAGGCACAAACCATGAATTATCATTATCGTGGTACTACAAATCAAAAAGAAATTGTTCTGGCTGTACAAGGATCAGCATGCCTGACTTTTAATTGCGTATTATTTTCCTTACTTTCATTTTCCAAAAATTAACCCAACAATTATGGAAAATGAAAAATTTGAACAAATCGTTCAGGCACAAAAGGATTTAAATCTTCTTATTAATGAGAAAAAATTCGGGATTCTGTGTAAAATCAAAAAGACAGACGAAATGACTCCTGAATTCATTGATTGGTTGAGCCCAAAGTATTTTGATTCATTACAACATATTTACAACAAACATCACATCCAAAATCCACAGATTGTTGGAGCAGTAATCCGCATGAGTTTTTTAGCCAATGAAGAAACCAAGTTAAAGGTGAAAGATTTGATTCAATTTGAATTAGATAAATCACTAAAAGCGGCAAGTAAACTTGTTCAGTTGGCTGAAATCAGAAAATTCAGCTTAGAAGATGGTAAAAAGTGTTTAGAGGACATGTTTTCTTTAATCACCTTATCTGTAATGCGCAATGTTGATGAGCCATTTGTGCATGAATTCAAAAAAGACTTTGTGAATCGTTCTTTGGCTGCTGCAGATAAAATGAAGGGATTAAAAGCAAGTAGAGATATGGAACAATTCATCATCTATGAGAATCTCTTGGATAAATTAGAAAAGAACAATATTCTAGAAGGAAAATCAGAAAAATTTGAGGCTCACGTTAAGAACAAAAACAGCAAAAACACTGTTGCTATCGTCATTGCCGTTTTGTTGGCATTATTTGCCATATTAAGGTTGGCGAATACTTTGAGCAGATAATCTTACAATTTCTTATCATTTGTAATAATGATATAATCATCCTGATCTATCAATGCTTGAGCTGCCAATGAAGTTTTTACACTTACTTTTTGCACCTCATGTGTTGGGAAAAGCGTTAACTTTTTACTTCCAATTTGTACTGATACTCCCAATTTAAAATTGGCGTTAGTGTTAGCTGGATTCCATTTATACCTGAACTCCATTTCATTATCTGCATTGGCACCATAAGCGTATATAAGTTCCGGAGCTTCCCTTCTATAAATGTATTGCTCAAAAAACCAATCAAGATTTTTACCTGTCTCTTTATTCACTAAAGCCATAAAATCTTCAGTAAACACGCAGCTTTTATAATACTCAGTTGCAAATTTTTTAATGATTTTAAAGAAGTCATTGTCTCCAATTGTTTTGCGCAACATGTATAAAACAACCGCACCTTTATTATAAATATCATTGTCTTTATAATTCGTGTAAAACACATTTTTGGGCCCAACAATAGGTCTCTTATTTAGTGACATGGACCGATTGATCA
It contains:
- a CDS encoding CotH kinase family protein; protein product: MKKTASLLLVIFFFLIGEINISRSQYIFDPNYVHTFEINFYDSNWDYLLDSMATAQVGTGSGTGRILADVIINGIQYDSCGVRYKGNSSMDTASYKNPYNIDLNWAVAGQEHQGKDKFKLANCFSDPSMVREVLMYEISNQYMDCPRASFCKVFINGDYVGVYTNTESIDNEFLDQHYGDSDNAFFKCDPISFQIFGDNSNLSYYADSMAYDTLYDMKSLYGLGELQAFCNELNNNPGNIENVLDVDRALWFLAVSSAFVHNDGYTAFAHNYYIYKMTNGKWSIILWDVNMAFGGLPWNGATLATLDENDMINQDPFLHINSPNFRPLISKLLSNPMYKRMYVAHMKTILSENVSNDYYLQRAESWQQQIDTIVTYEPYPQYTYQQFQDNLYTSIGSWLGFRAGLESLMSGRLTYLNGLPEFQALQPTISNINAPSSPDPFSSVSITAEVTDANDVYLGYRYGEFESFNKVLMYDDGAHNDGASGDGIYGTSIWVNALEVDYFIYAENANAGKFSPVRAEYEFYTLTPKKGLVINEISALNVSIAQDLAGQYDDWIELYNNSDQAVLLDDYYFSDHPDTLQKWTIPFTNFYLNSGEYFIIWADNDLLQSGVHANFKLNSNGEGLYMSNSTGEIIDQLIYPQQQIDISYGRFPNGTGNFNYLIPTFGAENSQLAGQSESINKNEFIIYPNPVKDNLTISTNTDNPLDIEVYNLLGQIVMTSKTQGPTTTLNVESLKSGNYIIRIPGIGAQQLVKQ
- a CDS encoding LETM1-related biofilm-associated protein, with the translated sequence MLNPSSAGWIKKYFSLIDEFEIHLEDYNLKLSPEEFIYGQLQPSGMIYGFQVRFIFLENENTDKWSGEEKFKVLLLESLLIADYAHFGSLSLENIEDSLNRFVDFYEESELEKAKKNWLNFKDLDVYGKLESIIEQRVGIKISLSNRLWTSYLHNSLLFQDIVLYFEYYQTGKPDDIQTKRRKQTLNILMVIAAAASADGIITEEETALYSIFLASSGLKDQDHILAKSYIENKLDLSHLVFEYQMSWLMSRYFLEVAILTVWSDRVVEPEEQKFLEELYQKLEVDEEEFDKSFIAVQTFVIDNADAVPFLRGSNDLDQLLSSAGDKWKKILSRNKDKLALELAQSKELVQLIAKSTTTDLSKEEKKKVKSQFKDLAKSIPAFTLFMLPGGSVIMPFVLKLIPDLVPSAFRSNQIDEEPKN
- the hxpB gene encoding hexitol phosphatase HxpB, producing the protein MKAVIFDMDGVLIDSEPLWKIAEIEGFGRVGLDLTHTDCEETVGLRIDEVVKMWHNKVGWEGRSLQEVEEDIVAVLIREIKAQGRALDGVYESLEAIQSKGLKIGLATSSANRILEVVLDKLEIAGFFHSVHSAENESHGKPHPAVFLSAAQKLDIHPTDCLVIEDSLNGVIAAKAARMKVVAVPEKSHQYDERLKLADLIIPSLNHLDLEGLQKFWND
- a CDS encoding XdhC family protein, with the protein product MNIWENIKSEIDQGNRIVLMYVLDAMGSSPGRQGFKMIVSDSGKLVGSIGGGFMEHKLVELCKQDLLKREFDPFIKKQVHQTNIPKDRSGMICSGEQWIAFFSIDQKDTGWIQKIISKEQSTLVLTPQGIQLSEELIKSQFKSKIEDENHWIVKEDLHVKPALHIVGGGHVGFAVSKLAHEVGFSIKIYDDRERLNTIEQNGCAEFIQIDDYEQLGNIIHSNSDDYVVLVSFGYRTDKMALKSLLNHNFKYLGMMGSKEKVKKIMEELVTEGVSKEKLANVYSPIGIDIHSKTPIEIAISIMAQIISVKNKD